In Chloroflexota bacterium, the genomic stretch CGCCGTGCTCTACCAGGACGACTCCTACGGCCTGGCCGGATTCAACGGGGTGCGGCTGGCGCTGGAACGCCGCGGCATGGAGATGGCCGCGCTCGGCATCTACACGCGCAACACCACCGCCGTAAAGCGGGCGCTGCTCGACCTTCGCCAAGGCAACCCTGAAGCGGTGATCATCATTGGGGCCTATCAGCCCGTCGCCGCCATGATCGCCTGGGGACGTGAGACCGGCTTCGATCCCATCTTCATGACCGTGTCATTCGTCGGCAGCAACGCGCTGGCCGAGGAGCTGGGCGCGGGCGGGGCCGGCGTCTTCGTGACCCAGGTCGTCCCCTTCCCAACGGATGATTCCCTGCCGGTTGTCCGGGCCTATCACCGAGCGCTCGCGGACTACGATCCCGACGCCATTCCCGGCTTCGTGTCCTTCGAAGGCTATCTGGCGGGACGGCTGGCGGTTGCGGGGCTCGAACGCTGCGGCCGCAACGTGAGCCGAGCGTGCCTGTTCGAAAGCTTCCGCAGCTCCGAGCCCTACGACATCGAGGGCTTTCCTCTGAGCTACGGCGCCGGCGACAATCAAGGCTCGGACCAGGTGTTTCTCACCGTCCTCGGCCCTGACGCCAACTATCACCCGGCCGAAACGCTGCGGGACGTGCCCCGATGAACGCGTGGATCCAGCGCCGCCTGGCAAGCCGCTATCGAATCTCCACCCAATTGCTCCTTGGCATCTGGGGCGCCGTCGCGCTGACGGTCGCCGCGGGATTGGTCGGCTGGTTTTCCTTTAATCGAGTCGGTGACGAGCAGAGCCGCGTCAACGAGGGCAGCGTGCCCGAGCTGGCTGCCGCCTTCGGCGTGGCCGACTACAGCAGCACGCTCGTTGCGGCCGCCCCGCGGCTCACCACGTCCCCCACACTCGACGACGTGGCGCGCGTCGCCGTCAGCATCGACGAGGCCTATGGCGCACTCGAGGCGCAGCTGGCCGTGCTCGAGCGCGGCGCCGCCGAAGATGAGCGCGTCCAGCGGATTCGCGCCCACGCCGACTCCTTGATCGCCAACATCGAGTCCATCGAGGCGGATATGGCCTACTACTTCGACCTCACCCAGCGCAGCGCCGCCCTGCGACTCGAGCTTGCCGACCTGCGCTTCCGTCTGGATAGCGTCGTCATTCCCGCCATCGACGACCAGTTTTTCTACGCCATGACGGGCTATCGCAACCTGGGCGAGCCGCCGGCGCCGCGAAATGAGCACTTCTCGGAAACCGAATTCAGCAGCTATCGGCGCTTGGCTGAGATGCAAGCCGATGCCAGCATCGCCGAGCAGCTGCTGGCCTCCGCCTCGATTCTGTCGGAGCCCGCCTTGCTGGAAGCGTTGCGCGAGCGTTTCGAGGCTGCCGCCCGCCGCATCCAGCGCAACCTGGCGGCGCTTGAATCGGACGCGCTGCGCGCCGAAGTTGCGCCGGTCTTCGACCAACTGCTCGAGCTTGGCATCGGCGGGGAGACTGGCTTCGATCTCCTTGCCGCCGAGCTGGAGTTGGTTGCTCGACAGCGCGATCTTCTGGCAAGCAACCAGGAGATCACGGTTGATCTGATCGCGGAGGTCAATGGACTGGTGAGCGCCGCCCAGGCCAGTGTCGAGGAAGCCACTGGCGCGTCAACGCAGGCGATCTTCACCGGCCGCGTCCTCCTGCTGGCCATTAGTGCGGTCAGCGTCACCGGCGCCGTTCTAATTGCTTGGCTCTTCGTCGGTCGCTTCATTTCGAGCCGGCTGCAGCGGCTCTCCGACTGGATGCGGCGCCTCGCCGGCGGCGACCTGGAGACGACCGTGGAACTCAGCGGTCGCGATGAGATTGCGGAAATGGCGGCCGCCCTCGAGGTATTTCGGCAGCACGCGCTGGAGATTCAGCGCCTGAACCTGGTGGAAAAGCTGGCCAACGAGCTCCAGAGCAAGAACGATCAGCTCGAAACGGCGCTCGGCGACCTGCAACGCGCCCAGGACCAAATCGTCTCGCAGCAGAAGCTGGCGGCGCTGGGTGAATTGACCGCCGGCGTGGCCCACGAGATCAAGAACCCGCTGAACTTCGTCAAGAACTTCTCGGAAGTGTCCGAGGAGCTCATCGTGGAGTTGAAAGAGGTGCTTGAAGAAGAAGCCGAGAGCATTAGCGAGGACCAACGCGAATACATCGATGAAATCGCCGGCGACCTCACCGACAATCTCGGGCGCATTCGATCCCACGGCGAAAGGGCCAATCACATCGTCCACGACATGTTGATGATGGGCCGGGGCTCGGGCGACCGGCAGGCCACGGATATCAACCGGCTGCTCGACGAACACGCGCGGCTCGCCTATCACAGCGCGCGGGCGACGGACACGGAATTCCAGCTCGACCTGAAGCAAGACATGGACCCGGAGGTCGGCGAACTCGAGGTCGTGCCGCAGGATCTCGGCCGGGTGTTCCTCAACATGGTGAGCAACGCCTGCTACGCCACCGACGAGAAACGCCGCAGCGGCGCCGACGCCGACGGCGAGCGCTACTTCCCCACGCTGTGGCTCGTGACCCGCCGTGGCGACGAGCACATTGAGGTCCGGATCAAAGACAACGGCATGGGAATGCCTGCCGACATCATCGACAAAATCTTCAACCCGTTCTTTACGACCAAACCGACTGACCAGGGCACCGGGCTCGGTCTTGCCATATCCAGCGATATCGTGCGTCAGCACGGGGGCAATATCCGGGTCGAATCCGAGCCGGGCGAAGGCACCGAGATGATCGTTGAGCTGCCCTTGGAACCGCCGGCGGCCGCGCTGGCCGGAGCCGCCGATGGAGACGGCGCCGCGACCGAGGCGACATCCGTATAGGCTCGCCGACACGCACCAGTCGGTGTCTGGCGGTTGAATGCGCGCGTCGATTGCAAGCGTCCGGCCCAGGAGACGACGCACGAAGACCATGGTGGGAGGCGAGCCTTCGATGACACACGCGCACTTCAGCGACGAGCTGTTCGAGTTCTTGTACGAGCTGCGGTTGAACAACAATCGGGATTGGTTTCAGGCGCAGAAGGTGAGATACCAATCCGTCGTGCTGCGGCCGATGGCGGACTTCGTGGCCGATTTCGGCGCCTACCTGCCGGATATCAGCCCGCACTTCGTGGCGGATCCGCGCACACATGGCGGCTCGATCTTTCGCATCTACCGCGACGTTCGGTTCTCAAAGGACAAGAGCCCCTACAAGACTCACGCCGCGCTGCACTTCCGCCACGAGACGGGCCGCGAAGTTCACGGCCCAGGCTTCTATCTGCACCTGGCGCCGGGGGAGGTCTACGCGGGTGTGGGGATTTGGCGCCCGGCCTCGGAGACGCTGACCAAGATTCGGGATGCCATCGTGGCCCACCCGACGAAGTGGACGGAGGCAATCTCGGACAAGGGATTTGCCGAGGCGTTTGCGCTGGAAGGTGAGTCGCTCAAGCGGCCTCCGCGAGGCTACGACGCCGGCCATCCGCAAATCGACGACCTGAAGCGCAAGGACTTCGTAGCGTCGACGGACTTCACGCAGGAGGACGCCACGTCGCCCGACTTCATCGAACGCTATGCGGACGCATGCCGCACGGCGTCGCCCTTCATGGAGTTCCTGACCACCGCCGTCGGGTTGGCCTGGTAGGCGCGACCGGCCCAAGCATCGCAGCCCGACGGAGTGGCAAGATGAGAGAGTGGCCGTGGATCCGCACCGACCGTGGCTCATCGGGTCTGCGTCACGGATAAGGCGTCATCGTGGATTTCGACACCTACGAACTCGATCCGGCCGTCTACGACGAGATGCTGTTGCCCGACGGCGCCCCCCGAGACCACTGCCGGCCGCTCTACGACGCCCTGCGCCGAATGTCCTCCGAGGAACTCAGCGGCGTCCAGGAACGCGCGACCCGCTCCTTTTCGCATGAGGGCATTTCGTTCACGGTCTATGGCGAGGCCGAAGCCCAGGAGCGAATCATTCCCATCGATTGCCTGCCGCGGCTGCTTTCCGGCGCCGATTGGCGGCTGATCGAGTCGGGCCTCGCGCAGCGGCTCACCGCCCTCAATCGATTCCTGCAAGACGTCTACAACGAGGCCCGAATCGTCGCCGACGGGGTGATCCCCGCGGACGTCATCCGCGGCTGCCCGCAATACCGCATTGAAATGCGCGGCTTCTCACCGCCGCACGGCGTCTGGGTGGGAATCTGCGGCACCGACATCGTGCGGACCAACGACGGGTTTCATGTGCTCGAAGACAACCTGCGCGTCCCGTCCGGCGTTTCCTACATGATTGCCAATCGCAAGGTGATCAAGTCTGGCTTGCGGCGGATCTATCGCGGCGCCAGGGTGCGCGAGGTGGAGCACTATGGGCGCCTGCTGCAGACGACGCTGCGTGAACTGGCGCCCTCCGGTCGCTCCGACCCCTGCATTGCCCTGCTGACGCCCGGGGTCTACAACGCGGCCTTCTACGAGCACATGTTCTTGGCGGGGGAAATCGGCGCGGAGCTGGTGGAGGGTCGCGACCTGGTCGTCAACGACGGCACCGTCTATATGCGCACGACCGCCGGGCTGCGTCGGGTCGACGTGATCTACCGGCGCATTGACGACGATTTCCTCGATCCGCTGGTCTTCCGGCCGGACTCGTTGCTCGGCGTGCCCGGGCTGCTGCACGCTTGCAAGCGCGGCAGCGTTTCCCTGGTGAATGCGCCCGGAACCGGCGTTGCGGACGACAAGAGTGTCTACGCCTACGTGCCCGACATGATTCGCTACTACCTGGGGGACGAGCCGATCCTGGCGAACGTTGAAACGCACCTCTGCCGCCGTCCGGAGAGCCTCGAGTACACGCTCGACAACCTGGAGAACCTGGTCGTCAAGCGCGTGGGCGAGTCTGGGGGCTACGGCATGCTCGTGGGTCCTCACGCGACACCCGCGGAGCGCGCGGCCTATGCGGAAGAGCTGCGGGCCAATCCGGCGGATTTCATCGCGCAGCCGGTGCTCGCGCTTTCCCGCGCGCCGTGTCTCATCGACGGCCGCTTCGAACCGCGGCACGTCGACCTTCGGCCCTTCGTGCTCAATGGCCGCCAGACGCGCATCGTTCCCGGGGCGTTCTGCCGCGTGGCCCTGCGCCGGGGCAGCCTGGTGGTGAACTCCAGCCAAGGCGGCGGCGGAAAAGACCTTTGGGTACTCAACGACCAGGCAAACTGAGGTCGCAGTCCAACAGTGCCGTTAGAAATATTCAGTAGCAATAACTACACTCGCCCCGCCAGCCGTCCCTAGCCGAAGGACCGCCATGCGTGCTGTCGTGAGTTCCATGACCAGACCGTTTCCGCGACGCCTCGTCCTCATTCTGCTGTTGGCACTCGCCATCCCGCTGTTGATACCCAACGTGGCACGCGCCGCGGTGTCGGAAGAGGCGACCTTTGTCTTCAACACGTTTGCGTTCCTGATTTGGGGAGCCCTGGTGATGTTCATGTGCGCCGGCTTCACCATGCTGGAGTCCGGGTCGGTGCGCACCAAGAACGCCTCCATGATCTGCCTCAAGAACATCGGCATCTACTCCATCGCCGGCCTCGCGTACTTCATCATCGGCTACAACCTCATGTACGTGGATGTCGGCTCGGTGATCGGTTCGTTTAACTTCCTCTACGGACCGTCGAGCGCCGAGCTCGATCTGCTGGGCGGAGATGACGCCGCGCTCTCCAGCGTCGTCGCCAACGGCTACTCCTCGATGTCCGACTGGTTCTTCCAGATGGTCTTCGTGGCCACCGCCGCGTCAATCGTGTCGGGCGCGCTGGCCGAACGGGTCAAGATGTGGTCGTTCTTTCTGTTCACGCTCCTGCTCACGGCGTTCATCTACCCCATCGTCGGGGCATGGACCTGGGGCGGGGGCTGGCTGTCCGAGATGGGATTCCAGGACTTCGCCGGCTCGACCATCGTCCACAGTGTGGGCGGCTGGGCGGCTCTTGCCGGAATCCTGGTCGTCGGGCCGCGGCTGGGCAAGTTCCGCAAGGATGGCACCGCCCGACCCACGCCGCCGTCGAACATCCTGGTCGTCACGCTCGGCGTGTTTATCCTTTGGCTCGGATGGTTTGGATTCAACGGCGGCTCGCAGCTGGCCTTGGGTAGTGCCTTCGACGCGGTCGCCATGAGCCACGTGCTCGTCAACACCAACTTGGCGGCGGCGGCGGGCGTCGTGGCCGCCATCGCGATCTCACGCTCGATCATGGGGCGCACGGACCTCTTCGTCGGACTCAACGGCGCGATCGCGGGGCTGGTTTCGATTACCGCGGGCCCTGATATCGTGGATCACTACTGGGCCATCATCATCGGCGCCATTGGCGCGATTCTGTGCACTCTCGGGCTCAAGCTGCTAGAGAAGCTCAAGCTGGACGATGTGGTCGGGGCCGTTCCCGCCCACCTCTTCGCCGGCATTTGGGGAACCTTGGCCGCGGCAATTGCCGGTGGTGCCAGCTTCGGCGTGCAGGTCGTCGGCGTGCTGGCGGTTGGCGCCTTCGTGTTCGTGGTTTCTTACCTCGTGTGGCGCCTCATAGACCTGACGATCAAGGTCCGCGTGTCGCGCCAAGTCGAGCAACTGGGCCAGGACGCCGGCGAGTTGGGAATCGAGGCCTACCCAGAATTCGTCCTCATGCCGGAGGAGTTCGACGAGGACTAGCCCGGTTGGGCGCCCGTCGCACGCAGCGGCGGGCGCCGGCCGGCTGCGGTGACTTCATCGCGGCGAATTTGGTCTGAATCGCATGTTGGTGCGCAGCGCTCAGGGTCTCTACTGGATGAGCCGCTACCTGGAGCGCGCCCGGCGACTCTGCCGGTTGCTGCAGCTGCAAACGGAGTCGCTGGTCGACCGACCCACTCGAGAGATTCACTTCGGCTGGAGTCGGATCTATGCCAGCGTCAATCGTGATCCGCCGGCGGGGCGAATCGAGCTGCTCGGCAGCGACGACTACACCCTGGCCGACTCCTACACCCTGGCCGGCGACTTGACCTTCGAGCGCTCCAATCCCGACTCGGTGTGGAGCTGTTTCGACCAGGGCCGGGAAAATGCCCGCCAGATTCGTCAATCCATCAGCACGCCGATGTGGACCCAGTTGAATCTGGCCTACCTGCGCCTGCAGCAGTTGGAGATGCCGGACATTTGGGCGGTCTCGCCCGAGAGCTTCTACGCCGACACGGTGGCGCAGATCGACACCTTCGTGGGCGTGGCCGCGGCCACGATGTACCGCGGCGAAGGCTGGCGCTTCATGGAGCTCGGTCGATTTGTGGAACGGGCGCAACTCCTTGCCGCACTGCTCTTGGCGCAGCTCGATGCCGGGCAGCATGTCGAAGAGGCCTCCGACGTGGACTGGACCGGCTTGCTGCGCCTCTGCCACGCGTTCGAGGTCTACAACCGCCGCTACAGCGTCGCCGTGCAGCCGCGCCAGGTGCTGGACCTGCTCGTCACTGACCCGCGTCTGCCGGACTCGCTGGGCCGATCGATCGACCGTGCCGCGGAGGAAATCGCTGCGATCGGCCCGGGTCCCGACCCGGCGTCCAGCGGCGCGCTGCAGCGCCTGGCCGGTCGAATCGGCGGCGTGATCCACTACCAGTGGCCCGACCATGACGACTGCCGGGCGCTCCTAGAGCAGGTGCGTACGCACTGCTACGAGCTTCACGATCGGGTGACGGCGGCGTATTTCGACTATGAGATCGAAGACGCTCCCTCGAACTGATCCGATGGCTGGCCCGGCCGCCTACGACATCGAGCACGTCACTCGCTACCGCTACTCCTCGCCCGTCAGCGGATGCGTGATGTCGCTGTGCCTCGAGCCACGGCAGGACGCCGGCCAGCGCCTGCTGCGCTTCGACATCGAAACCGACCCCCCGGCCCCCATGAACGCCGAGGCGGACAGCTTCGGCAACACCAAGCGCGTGCTCAACGTCCACCGGGAGCACCGCGCCCTCGCGATCACTGCCCGTGCCACGGTTGAACAGACGCCGGCGCCCCCGCTTCCGGAATCGCTTGGTGCGGACGCCTGGGAGGAGATTGGTGGGTGGCAGGACTCCTTCACGCTCTGGGACTTCACCCGGCCCAGCGTGCTGACCCGGCCCTCGCCGGCCCTCTCGGCCTTCACGGATCGACTCGGCATTGAACCGGCGGAGGATCCGCTCCACGCCGTGCAACGGCTGTCGAATCTGCTCTACCGAAACCTTGACTACGTGCCGGGAAGCACGACGGCGATATCGCCGGTCGACCACATCCTGGAAACGAGCCGCGGCGTCTGCCAGGACTACGCCCATGCCATGATCGCCATCGCGCGTTCCTGGGGCGTGCCGACGCGGTACGTGTCCGGCTATCTTCATATCGACGATCCCGACGGGGGCGACGCGCCGCAGTCAGCGAGCCATGCCTGGGTCGAGTGTCTGCTGCCCAAGCTTGGGTGGGTGGGCTTTGACGCCACCAACGACCGCCCGGCCGGTCTTGGGCATATCCGGCTGGCGGTCGGACGCGACTATCGCGACGTGGCACCGACGAGCGGCATCTTTCGCGGCGGCGGCGAGAGCCACATCGAGGTCGAGGTGCAAGTCCGGCCCCGCGGAGCCGGATGACGAGCGCCGCGCGCTCATCCCCGGGCAAACAGCCCTCGATTCGTAGAATTGGACATGCAGCGGCCGCCGCACCCCGACGAGCGTTCAGACCCCAACGAGCCGTCGACTGACGGACTGAATCCGCAGCAGCGGACGGCGGTGGAGCACCTGGTCGGCCCGCTGCTCGTCTTTGCCGGCGCCGGCACCGGCAAGACGCGCGTCATCACGCATCGCGTGGCCAAGCTCATCACGCACGGCGTGGCCCCCTGGCACATCCTGGCGGTCACGTTCACCAACAAGGCGGCCAACGAGATGCGTGAACGCATCATCGACCTGGTTGGGGTCTCGGCGGGCGGCGTCAACGTCGGGACCTTTCACGGCCAGTGCCTGCGGATTTTGCGCCGAGACTTTCACCGCATCGGGTGGGAGTCGGATTTCTCGATCTACGACGCGACCGATCAGCTTCGGGCCGTCAAGCAGGCCATGACGGACCTGGGCATGCCGCTGAACACCATCAGCCCGCAGGCCGTGCGAAACGAGATCTCCCGCGCCAAGGACGAGCTGGCAACGCCGCACGAATACGCGGAGCGCGCCGACGGGTTCTTTCAGGAAACGACCGCCAGCATCTATCACCGCTACCAGCGCATCCTGCGGAACGCGCAGGCGGTCGACTTCGGCGACATGATTGCCTACGCGGTCCGGATACTGCGCGAGTCGCCGGATGCGCGAACCGCCTACCACGACCGCTTCCGCTTCATCCTGGTTGACGAATACCAGGACACGAACCGCGCCCAGTACTACTTCGTTCGTGAGCTGGCCGCCGGTCACGGCAATGTGTGCGTGGTCGGCGACGACGACCAGAGCATCTACTCGTGGCGGGGCGCCGACATTCGCAACATCCTGGAATTCGAGCAGCAGTTTCCGGCGGCGTCGGTGGTTCGGCTGGAGCGCAACTATCGCTCGACGAAGCGAATTCTCGCGGCGG encodes the following:
- a CDS encoding ABC transporter substrate-binding protein is translated as MARATLTGILGIAALLLGVVLAGCDPTTSSDDVQRPTSEATPETGPGTAAVPAGEPGVSGDRILFGQSAAFRGPAQELGLNMRLGILAAFHEANQQGGVHGRQIDLTWLDDSYEPEAAATNTLELINEQNVFALIGAVGTPTSRSATPVAKAAGVPYIGPFTGAEFLRDAATLDNVINMRASYYQETEEMVNRLTTDLGVTRIAVLYQDDSYGLAGFNGVRLALERRGMEMAALGIYTRNTTAVKRALLDLRQGNPEAVIIIGAYQPVAAMIAWGRETGFDPIFMTVSFVGSNALAEELGAGGAGVFVTQVVPFPTDDSLPVVRAYHRALADYDPDAIPGFVSFEGYLAGRLAVAGLERCGRNVSRACLFESFRSSEPYDIEGFPLSYGAGDNQGSDQVFLTVLGPDANYHPAETLRDVPR
- a CDS encoding alpha-E domain-containing protein — protein: MLVRSAQGLYWMSRYLERARRLCRLLQLQTESLVDRPTREIHFGWSRIYASVNRDPPAGRIELLGSDDYTLADSYTLAGDLTFERSNPDSVWSCFDQGRENARQIRQSISTPMWTQLNLAYLRLQQLEMPDIWAVSPESFYADTVAQIDTFVGVAAATMYRGEGWRFMELGRFVERAQLLAALLLAQLDAGQHVEEASDVDWTGLLRLCHAFEVYNRRYSVAVQPRQVLDLLVTDPRLPDSLGRSIDRAAEEIAAIGPGPDPASSGALQRLAGRIGGVIHYQWPDHDDCRALLEQVRTHCYELHDRVTAAYFDYEIEDAPSN
- a CDS encoding circularly permuted type 2 ATP-grasp protein, with translation MLLPDGAPRDHCRPLYDALRRMSSEELSGVQERATRSFSHEGISFTVYGEAEAQERIIPIDCLPRLLSGADWRLIESGLAQRLTALNRFLQDVYNEARIVADGVIPADVIRGCPQYRIEMRGFSPPHGVWVGICGTDIVRTNDGFHVLEDNLRVPSGVSYMIANRKVIKSGLRRIYRGARVREVEHYGRLLQTTLRELAPSGRSDPCIALLTPGVYNAAFYEHMFLAGEIGAELVEGRDLVVNDGTVYMRTTAGLRRVDVIYRRIDDDFLDPLVFRPDSLLGVPGLLHACKRGSVSLVNAPGTGVADDKSVYAYVPDMIRYYLGDEPILANVETHLCRRPESLEYTLDNLENLVVKRVGESGGYGMLVGPHATPAERAAYAEELRANPADFIAQPVLALSRAPCLIDGRFEPRHVDLRPFVLNGRQTRIVPGAFCRVALRRGSLVVNSSQGGGGKDLWVLNDQAN
- a CDS encoding ATP-binding protein — protein: MNAWIQRRLASRYRISTQLLLGIWGAVALTVAAGLVGWFSFNRVGDEQSRVNEGSVPELAAAFGVADYSSTLVAAAPRLTTSPTLDDVARVAVSIDEAYGALEAQLAVLERGAAEDERVQRIRAHADSLIANIESIEADMAYYFDLTQRSAALRLELADLRFRLDSVVIPAIDDQFFYAMTGYRNLGEPPAPRNEHFSETEFSSYRRLAEMQADASIAEQLLASASILSEPALLEALRERFEAAARRIQRNLAALESDALRAEVAPVFDQLLELGIGGETGFDLLAAELELVARQRDLLASNQEITVDLIAEVNGLVSAAQASVEEATGASTQAIFTGRVLLLAISAVSVTGAVLIAWLFVGRFISSRLQRLSDWMRRLAGGDLETTVELSGRDEIAEMAAALEVFRQHALEIQRLNLVEKLANELQSKNDQLETALGDLQRAQDQIVSQQKLAALGELTAGVAHEIKNPLNFVKNFSEVSEELIVELKEVLEEEAESISEDQREYIDEIAGDLTDNLGRIRSHGERANHIVHDMLMMGRGSGDRQATDINRLLDEHARLAYHSARATDTEFQLDLKQDMDPEVGELEVVPQDLGRVFLNMVSNACYATDEKRRSGADADGERYFPTLWLVTRRGDEHIEVRIKDNGMGMPADIIDKIFNPFFTTKPTDQGTGLGLAISSDIVRQHGGNIRVESEPGEGTEMIVELPLEPPAAALAGAADGDGAATEATSV
- a CDS encoding DUF2461 domain-containing protein; the protein is MTHAHFSDELFEFLYELRLNNNRDWFQAQKVRYQSVVLRPMADFVADFGAYLPDISPHFVADPRTHGGSIFRIYRDVRFSKDKSPYKTHAALHFRHETGREVHGPGFYLHLAPGEVYAGVGIWRPASETLTKIRDAIVAHPTKWTEAISDKGFAEAFALEGESLKRPPRGYDAGHPQIDDLKRKDFVASTDFTQEDATSPDFIERYADACRTASPFMEFLTTAVGLAW
- a CDS encoding transglutaminase family protein, with amino-acid sequence MAGPAAYDIEHVTRYRYSSPVSGCVMSLCLEPRQDAGQRLLRFDIETDPPAPMNAEADSFGNTKRVLNVHREHRALAITARATVEQTPAPPLPESLGADAWEEIGGWQDSFTLWDFTRPSVLTRPSPALSAFTDRLGIEPAEDPLHAVQRLSNLLYRNLDYVPGSTTAISPVDHILETSRGVCQDYAHAMIAIARSWGVPTRYVSGYLHIDDPDGGDAPQSASHAWVECLLPKLGWVGFDATNDRPAGLGHIRLAVGRDYRDVAPTSGIFRGGGESHIEVEVQVRPRGAG
- a CDS encoding ammonium transporter, with translation MTRPFPRRLVLILLLALAIPLLIPNVARAAVSEEATFVFNTFAFLIWGALVMFMCAGFTMLESGSVRTKNASMICLKNIGIYSIAGLAYFIIGYNLMYVDVGSVIGSFNFLYGPSSAELDLLGGDDAALSSVVANGYSSMSDWFFQMVFVATAASIVSGALAERVKMWSFFLFTLLLTAFIYPIVGAWTWGGGWLSEMGFQDFAGSTIVHSVGGWAALAGILVVGPRLGKFRKDGTARPTPPSNILVVTLGVFILWLGWFGFNGGSQLALGSAFDAVAMSHVLVNTNLAAAAGVVAAIAISRSIMGRTDLFVGLNGAIAGLVSITAGPDIVDHYWAIIIGAIGAILCTLGLKLLEKLKLDDVVGAVPAHLFAGIWGTLAAAIAGGASFGVQVVGVLAVGAFVFVVSYLVWRLIDLTIKVRVSRQVEQLGQDAGELGIEAYPEFVLMPEEFDED